The nucleotide window ATGGCTTCCAAAACAAGTGCCTCAGTTACCCTTTTCCTCTCCTTGAATCTCCTTTTCTTTGCCATAGTCAGTGGAACTGATTGTGGCTCTTGTCATTATAATCCTCCTAGCACCGGTAATGGTGGTGGCAATACTGGTGGCTCGGGCAACGGAGGAGGTTCCAGTAATTGCTGCGGAGGTGGCAATGGACAAGCCAGGTGCCCGAGAGATGCTCTGATGTTCGGTGTATGTGCAAATTTAGTCGGTGGATTGGTGGGCGCGGTAATTGGGAGTCCTCCAACGATGCCATGCTGCAGTTTGATCGCGGGGCTGGCGGATTTAGAGGCGGCAGTTTGTTTGTGCACAGCCATAAGAGCCAATGTGCTTGGATTAAATCTGAATGTGCCACTCTCTCTCAGCCTTGTTCTCAACAACTGCGGAAGGAGTCCTCCTACTGGATTCACTTGCTAAGCCGACGTACCCAAATGCCTATTTCAGCCTTTGTTATGTCAGTCGTTTTGTTTTTGCATCAATTTTCTTTTATGATCATTTGTTCTATGTTGTGCTAATTGTTATTGCAAAAAAGCGAGTGAGCTTGCAAAATGAAAGCAGGTTCGTGAAGTAGTTGATTTCACATTTGCACTCAAAGGTTTATTAAGGCATATACTACCTCTTCTATTTAACCAGCATCTTGCTGGACTTCTCTTTGACTACTCCATGGTTGTAAGATGGCTGCCTAGCCCAATTTTTCActaaaaaaagagtgaaaaataaaatataatataacaAAGAAAATGGTGAAGAGAAATTTTTCCAGATAACTTGGAACGCTCAAGTCTAGCTATGAGCTATCAGAAAAATAAATGTTTCGGAGATACTTAAAGTGTGCAATTGTAATTGTTTGGCAAAATTAATTACTTCCCTAAATATAATCTTTGTGAttgtttggaaattatttgtacGTCGATTCTTCTAAAGAAATGTGCAGTTTTCATGGTATCAATTTAGAAATTCCGAAACTCAAAAAAATTGGAGTGCGTTCGAAGTAGGCTATCTCGATTTGTCAAGTGACTTTAAGGAAAAATTCGCAaaaatttcaagtttgaacaaTAGTCACGTCCTGCTAGCTActttagttgattgattaaaACAACATCAAGTTGTATGGGCTAATGATAAAAGATTTCTTCATTAGCTACATGCTAGTATACTGTCACGATCCGACTACTAACCAAGTCATAaccggcactcggtgccttaGCTTTACCGAACAAAGCTTCTTGGCTTTTCTATTCGGTTCTGTTCTGTTTTTGTTGTGCAATGCATctcaaaacaattcaatataATTTAAAGCAAATTTTtttctgaatctttaaataaaataatattctgAAAAGAAATTTGTTCTGTTATCTTAAATACATTGAAAAACAAATATAATACAAATTGGATACCCATGATGACTATGTTCTGACTCTGTCTATAAAGCCTCTAAAAAATACTGAATAACAAGACAAAATTCTGGAATCAACGAACTCCATGAACCAAAATTGAGCTCACCAAGTCTACTGATAATAGGAGGAGGATATCCTAGCTCGTAGCTTACTTACCTGCAAAATATGTGTCCACGTCTTGACCAGTACACACACGACATGCTCCGGCAGTTGCAGCCAAAACACAAGGCCATAAATTCTAGCTCTTGttcttaaaatataatataatgaTCAAGGGGTCAACAGGTCTAAGCCCACAAATCTTTACTCATTCGCAGAGCAGTAAAATAAAATGTATCCATTTTCAGAAAGACACAAGAGCACGGACTCCTGATCTTAATACATTTCCGATAGAACTTCTTGATGGCTGAACATAGCTTCTTGAAAGATATACATGGTAACCGTTTTTACTGACTCAGTCATACTCCAATTGGACAGATGCCTAATTTGACAAGCGATATATGACTCCTCGCAAGTTTCCACTTTTTTTTTTCCACTGAATGAGCATTCCCCAGTTGACATGTCTGAATTCTGATGTACGCTGAAATCTCTCTCAGTACTAAGATTGACAATTTGTTACTCAAGTACTACATGATTTCAACTCCATAATTTGTTTTATTAGTACTGTTTTTCAAACAGCATAAAGTTTTTATGTAGTACCGCAAATAAATCCAAATgagatttttttttctaatttatcAAGCTGTGATGTTAGATTTATTTAGCATAAGATTTATTACATAAGATTTCTAATACCAAATACACAAAATGTTCAAAAGAAGAATAGGGAAGCAAGTTAGGAAGTGTATTTTGTTTACCAATGCAATGACATCTCCAGCGGCCATGGCCAAGATATCAGCACATGAGACTTTGTTCTTACAACTTTAATTATGCATAAGATGAATTTGCCTGTAGGAGCCTAGAAATTTTCGCATGCAGCAACTAGGATTAACCTTATAATATACACTAGAGGTGTACAAGAAAATACAACCAATACAAATGAAATCAATGAGTAATCTTTACTAAATCCTTAGAAATTCTTGTTTGAAATTTGCATATTAGTCTATCTTGTATGTTATTAACATTTTAATAAACTCCACCACTATGTGGTGGtttcaatttaaaaaaataataatgtgaAGAATAATATAAGGAGGAACGGGATTACCAGTAAGTATGTTGACATTGAAGTTGTTCTAATTATGAGGAAGTTAATTTGTTAAGTAGTGGGAAACAGGAAAGGGGCATCAGGCATGGCTTAAAATATATGTCATGCAGATTTCAAATCACAGGTATTAGTATTAGCTATGAAGCTAGTGGAGGAGCTGTAATTAATCAATAATAATGTGATAATTTAGCTCAAGAGTCAGAATTTCCTTCCTTgagaaattatttttcataacACGCATTACTAGTTTAATATCTCCGAAATTCTCCTCTTGCAGTATAAATACCCTGCATTAGTACCAGACTTATACCATCTCATCTTTGCAATTACTTCTACAATTTTTGTAGGAAGTACATTCTGCCTTAACTTCCTTATAACATGACTTCCAAAGCAAGAGCCTCAATTACCCTTTTCCTCTCCTTCAATCTCCTTTTCTTTGCCATAGCCAGTGGAACCGATTGTGGCTCGTGTCATTATAATTCTCCTAGCACCGGTAATGGCGGTGGAAATAGTGGTAATACTGGTGGCTCGGGCAATGGCGGCGGCTTTGGCAACGGAGGAGGTTCGGGCAATGGCTGCGGAGGTGGCAATGGACAAGGCAGGTGCCCGAGAGATGCTCTGAAGTTGGGTGTATGCGCAAGTTTAGTTGGTGGATTGGTGGGCGCAGTAATTGGGACTCCTCCAACGATGCCATGCTGCAGCTTGATCACTGGGCTGGCGGATTTAGAGGCGGCAGTTTGCTTGTGCACAGCCATAAGGGCAAACGTGCTGGGAATAAACCTGAATGTGCCACTCTCTCTTAGCCTTGTTCTCAACAACTGCGGAAGGAATCCTCCTAATGGCTTCACTTGCTAATCCAACGTCCCCAAATGCCTATTTCAGCCTTTTGTTATGTCAGTCATTTTGTGTTTGCATcaattttcttttattatcatttgTTTGCTATGTTGTGCTAATTGTTATTACAATAAGCGAGCGAGCTTGCAAAATGAAAGAGCAGGTTCATGAAGTATAGTTTAATTTACATTTGTACTCATGAAAGGATATATATTCATCTTGCTGGACCTTTTTTTAATGCGGTTATCCAGATTCATATCTGGATTGGGTTGTATTTACAAAAGGAGTACATCGAGGGGGGCTAGACCTTACCTCAAGAGATAAATACAACTAGGTGACATAATCACCCAAAACCAGTTGGAAGGAAACAATAGGGCCATATATATTAACTAACAAAAAAATTGGCTTTGTCATATTTTGATCGAAAACTGGGAAATTGCCACTTATCTAATAGGAACACACTTTTTGCTCAGTAGGTAGTTGTGGAAAGTTGTGGCATAATAGTCTCTGACGGGAAGAGGAAGCTACTTTGGCTAAGCTATCAGCTACCAAGTTGCCTTCTCTAAATCAATGGTTTACTCTTATGTTTGCCTCGCCAATATTGCTTAATATTTTGTTCAAAATCTGCTCGATCTTAAAGTTAGTAGCCTTgttgattagcatattggcaatGATCAAGGAGTCAAGTTCGAGAATGAAATTAGTGTATCCCTGCTGTTTGCACCATTTCACTCCAAACTTAGCTGCTAATGCTTTAGTCATATTGTTTCTTGTACTAGTAACTGGGACAAAGAAGGCCATGGTTTTAAATCACCTATGTTGTCCCTCACAATACCTCCAATTCCTGCTCTACCACTCTCTTTAATAAAACTTCTATCAGTGTTTACGTTGATTGAGGTCGTTGGAGGAAATTCCTAGATGACTTGCTTCCAAATTCGAATTGGTTGCAATCTCTCGATCTTTACACATAGAGCTGGCCACTGTAGACCTCTCTCCATTTCTGGCAGCTTGCTTATCAGCACCATCTTTAGGTTCCAAATGCGTTGATACTTCATGTTATTGTGATGAAATTTGTTTTTGTTTCCATATCTGCATAAAGTCCATTGTTTCCATATTTCCCAACAAATGATAATAGGTGCCACTTGCAGGACCAGTTTATGAATTGTATTGTTAGTCTTCATCTCCCACCATCTTTTGAAAGTTACAATGACTGGTTTTTGTTGATGTTTCAATCCCAATGGTTGTCCAATTGCATTCCATACGAATTCTGCTACGCCGCTTCCAGTGAAAATATGTTGCACTGATTCAACCTGTGAACTATTACTATAGGAACATCTAGAAATAATGTTAGTACCAAATTTCCCTATGATGTCATCAAAGggtaatatttttttgaaaattctctAGCTTAAAAAGGACAATTTGAAAGGGATAGAATTGTGACATTCTTTGCTGAGAAAATCATTGTTCTGCTTGTGCATTCTAATAAATGCCATGTAGTTTTGTTAGAGAAAAGACCATTTTCTGAAACTTTTCATACGAGGAAATCATTTAGATTCTGGTCTCCATTGTCCACACTAGTGATCTTACCAATAAGATGATCAGGAACTACTATGGACAGCTTGTTGATGTCCCAGTCGCCATTAAAAATGAAGTCATTAACAGTAACTTTAGCGGATTTTCCAAGGCCTTGAATGATTCTAGCTAAGGCTCCCTCACCAATCCAGTTGTCCCACCAAATTCTAGAGTTACCAGATTGTATTTTTCAGATGATTTTAGGCTCTGCCTTGCTCCTACTCTTCATCAAGCTCTTCCAACCGTGAGAGTCTGAGGAGTTAGGGATTTTAGATACTGGATGAGACCTTTTGCAATATTTGGATTTAAGGAAGGTTGCACGTAGTGAATAATTGGTTCTAAACATCCAGCACCTTTTGATATTGAGTGATTCAGCAATGTCATGCATACTTCTTATTCCTATACCACCTAATTCCTTAGAATAACAAAGATTTTTCCAAGAACTCCAACGGTAGTTCTTGTTACCATCAGAAGAGCCCCAAAAAGATTAGAGAAGTGCTTTTCGATGAGATTGATGGTGCCTTCAAGGGGTTCAGAGCAGACAGAGTGTAAATGGAAAGTGATTGAAGGACATGTTTGATAAGAATCAGTTTTCCCCTGCAATGAGCCTTTTGATATTTTGGATAACAGGCCATCGAACAAACTGATTCTTTTCCTTCCCTGATAGATAGGACATCCAATATAATTGAAAGGAACATCTTTATCCATGAAGCTAGTGGCTTGTCTGATTTTGCTGATCCGGTAGTAAATGTGTTTGGTGCACTGATGAAAAAACTCTTGTCGTCATTCGCTTTCTGCCCTAAGGCCTTTTCATACCTTCTAATAGTCTTTTTAATCAATTTGATAGACCTACTGTTTCCTCCACTGAAAATCATAATATCATCTACAAATGCCAGATAATTAATGACATGTCTATTGTGCTTCATACTGAATGAGGTAAAGCCATCCATAAAGATCAAGATGTTAAGAGATCTAGAAAGCACTTCTACTTCGATGATAAAAAGTGAAGGAGATAGAGAATCTACTTATTTAAGGCCTTGAGTGCAATTGAAAAAACCTTTCATGGTACCATTAATAATGATAGAATACCAAACATCTGTCATAAGCCTACATTTAATATCAATCCATTCTTCGCTAAACCAAATTTTCTCATTGTAGCAAAAAGGAAATTCCAAGACATTTTGTCGTATGTCTTAACCATATCCAATTTGATAATGACATTACCCCTTTTGATAACTTGCATGATGTTGTGAAAAATTTTCCCATACAGAAGAACATTTTCAGTGATCATTCTTCATCTAACAAAGTCACTTTAATCTTCAGAAATAATTTTTTCCCACATGGGATTCAATCTTCAAGCCAAAATTTTCTTACTGGAGAAGTTGCTCAGCTCGAAGAAATTGGTAGGTGATTCCACTTTAGATATGAAAACCAAGCAAATATGAGAATAGAATTTGGTCATGTTCTTCCCATTAAAAAACTCCTGGACAAATTCTTTAATATCCTCATTGATGATATTCCAACATTTATGGTAGAAAATACCATTAAAACCATCCTGACCCGGCTGAACTAGAAGTGCTCATGCTAACAACAGCCTCCCTGATTTCCTCTCACTCTGGAATAGCAGTAAGAATGATGTTTTCCTCCTCTGTGATACATTTGGAAGTATAGTTAAAAATGCCCTGGCCATTGAAGTTATGCTTAAGATTGAAGAGTTGCTGGAAACGATGAATTACAACTTTGCCAATTTTGTCATCTCCCTGAACTCATTGGTCTCTGTGATCCTTGATCCTGTTTAGTTGTAACCTACTCTTTCTATCTCTGATAACACTATGTAAGTACTTAGGATTGGAATCACCCTCCTCAAACCATTTGATCTTGGccttttgttttaaaattgaaTTTTGCATTCCTAACCATCAGATATACTTTGCTTGGCCTTTGTTAAGAGCTTCTCTGGATTGGTCATTGTTGGTGAAGGTGTCATGTTCTTCAAGATCTTGCATTTTGGTTTCCCATAGTTTTACATGATCAAAATCATTCCCAACGTTATCTCTAGACCATTGACTCAACTTCTTACTAAGTAGCTTTAGTTTTTGCTGAAGCCTCCAAGTAATGTGAGTAGACCACACTTGTTCtaccaagttcatgaaggatggCTGGTCTACGAAGAACAAGCAATACTTGATCCCCTTATGATGATCATTTCAACTTCTAACTAGAAGTGGTCTATGATCTGACCCTGTTCCTGGAAGGTGCTTGACCACATTATTAGAATAAAGCTGGAACCATTGGTCATTGATGAAGACTCTATCCAGTCTCATCTATATTCTTTTCTTAGGCTCCCAATTATTTCACCAAGTATATTTTGGACCAACAAAACCCAAGTCCACAAATTCACAGTTGTTCATACAGCTACAAAAGACAAAACTTCTGTACATTCTATGAGGTTTACCCTTTTTTCTCATCAGGATCAAGGATAATATTGAAGTCACTTTCGATACATCAAGGGCCACTAATTTGGTTATGGATGCCCTCAAGACTACTCCATAACTCTTTCCTTTCCACTGAGGTATATTTAGCATAGACAACAATAATATAGAGATCAGTGTTAGTATTAGCTTAGTGCAATAATATAGAGATCAGTGTTAGTTAGTTGATCATCATTTGTCATGACACTGGTATGGAAATTTTCAGTCCACATAAGCCAGATCTGACCATTTGTATTGGAGATATAATGTTGTAGTCCGAAGTATTTCAAGTACCTATCAATATTAGTCATATTGATAAAAGGTTCTAGAATCGCCACAAGATCCACCTTATTGATGTTCATAAGTTTTTTTTTAGCCTTTGAATGGCCTTTCATGAGTCTACTCCTCTAATATCCAAAAATATTACACTGATCAAGGACATATTGGAGGGAAAGGTCAATTTTTCCTCCTTCCATCAGAAGgattttgattaatttctttgGATATTTTTCTTGTTTCTATTTCTGCCTTTTCCCTTTTTAACAAGAGTAAAACTTTAATTGTCATCCTGACTTTCCTGTTCAGTTTGTAATTTATCCTCCGGAATGACAACTGTGACTCTGTTCGGAGAAGTAACCTCTATCTAATGATCAGGCTCCTTGCATTCCTGAAGTTTCTTATCTTGCTCCTGATTAGGATCCCGATTTAATTCCACCACCAAATCAAGTCTAGCATGGCTTTGATATTAGAAGGCATACTGTATGAGGTCTTATTGTCCTTCTGGTAGTTGTTTAATTTCTGCTTACCTTTAGCTTCTTCATATATCCTGGCTTCTTGAATATTTGTGGATTCTTGCAGCACTTCATCTGTGATTACTGAAGTTTCCTCCTCATTGTCGATGCTTTGCGTATCAGAATTATTGTTTTTGAAATCCTCTTTGGTAGTATTCTGATGCACATCTTTATCTTTTTCCTCCTTTGACTTTGAATTTCCATCCTTGTTTTATTCATGTTCTTGTTGTGTTTCTAATTCCACGACCCTGTATTTTTTTCCATCCTTTAGCTTGCCATTAGACTGATTATGCATAGGTTTAAAAGTTACTTTGGGCTTCGTCTTGGGCAACCTCTTTTGCTTCCTAGTCTTGCTTTTATTGGGAAGTTGTTGTCTTGATAGTCTATTCCTTTTGCTCTATGTTGTTACGTCTTTCATCCATGTCTTCATTAGATACGTTCCTTGCTTGTTCACTTCGATTGTCTTGCTCTATAGTATGGACCACTCCTCCACTGTTATTTCTATCCAAATTATTGGTATTTTGACTTGCCTCTTTGGTGACACTGTCCTCTTTTACCTACTTTGCCTTTTGTTTGTTCCTTGTTTCATTTCCTTCCTTCATATcgatatcttcttttttttttccttttttggtttCTTCTTCCTTAGTTTTAGCtgtttttttactttttagtaCCCGACCATTGAGCATGTTGTGCCCGAATTTTTTACAAAACTTACAGTGTTTGGTATGCCTTCATACTTTAACTTCTGGACAAAACCTGTATGTGGAGAATTTTCATAGATACATCCAATATGGACTGATTCTGGTTGGGGATTTAGGAGATCTATTTTAATTCTAACCTTGGGCTTACTGGGTCTAGTTTTTTGCCCAGTGGCCAGGTCTATTTCAAGAGGAGTGCCAATTTCGCTCACCACTTGCTTGACATAATGCCATGTGTGCATGTGAAACAGAAGGCTGGGGAGGAGGACCCATACCGGAGCAATCGGAAGATCTTCTTCAGGGTTGAAGTTAAGTTTGACCATTTTTGAAGCCACATTGCCATTCAATCTCAATAACCCACCTGTACCAAACCGTATTAGAAGCTTCTTCGTTGGTGAAGTCTAGGAAGACATTTTCGTTGTCGTATACTCAAATTTTGACTGAACCTTTGATTGAGATCAATTCCTTAAATTCCGACCTTAAACGATCGATTTGAGGTTTTGGCCTTAAGAATCTGCCGACAATTGTAAGCCTGCACTCTGCTACCATGATACCATAATAGTCCGATGCTTTGAATAAATCTACTGGCATTCCATTATGTGTTGTGTGAATGGCTTTCACAGATTCTCAGTCGTATCGATGAATAAGTGGAGTAGTACCAGCAGTCATAGAACTTTTTTGTGGCTGTTGAATGCCAAAACTCCCACATCTGTGGAGGACCAAATTGGTTGGGAATTTTTCTCTATAAAAGGAggcataatatttagaatttaaacacctcttatttgccttcttatcttcttaaggcatttgtatcttctctctttagtattatttcacttgtatttttgaagtggaataaaatattggttgtgtccgagaaagtaggcaaaattggccgaacctcgtaaattctggtgttccttttattattgtcttatttattatttagtggttgccataatttttggtatagtagttgtgattcattcacactatatatatttggttttcacaacaattggtatcagagccaaggtactttCTAAGTATGTtttgtggttgcagcatagtctgatcttccacatcagaaaagatttatcttagtaactgagtcaaggttctgtttgagtatgctctgtggttgcagcttagtctgatcttccacaccagaaaggaaataatcttgatttgtgtcgtcagctattaaataatatttgtgtcaaaatgagagacaataaacaagaagaatttACATCAAatgtcaataatacgtcatcgttgacgtcttcgcttatgacaagaattgtgtcaaatgcgaaatttgcggtagaaatttttgacgggtcatgacattttgggatgtggcaaggcgaggttctagatgtcctttttcaacaagggctagatcttgccattgaagaaaagaaaccagatgttattggagaagaagattggaaaattatcaaccatgttgcttgcggtaccattcgatcctaccttgctagagagcagaaatatccatacacaaagaaaacttctgcaagtaaattatggaaagcagtggaggataaatttttgaagaaaaatagtcaaaataaattgtacatgaagaagagagtgtttcgcttcacctatgttcctagtaccacgatgaatgaacatatcactagtttcaataagttggtcacagatttgtaaaatatggatgcaacttttggtGATGGTGACTTgaccttgatgttgttggggtcacttcctgatgagtacgagcaccttgaaactactctactccatagaaatgacgaaatttctctcagagaagtttgttcagctttgtatagctatgaacaaagaaagggaaaaaaatagaagggcggagaaggagaagcaccaGTTATggggggtcgtcctcaaaatcaaacgaggacaaagaagggaagatctaagtcaagatctagacccaacaaagataaatgtgccttttgtcgagaaaatgggcactggaagaaagactgttcgaagttgaagaataaggcaaAATAtcacaatggaaaggccattatagATTCAAATGTAGCtaattgtgatgattcagacttctcattagttacaacagagtcatcaacattaTCATACATATGGTTGATGacctcggcttgtagctatcatatgtgtcccaacagggactggttcatggaTTTTTAAGAAGgaaaatatggagtcatccacacagcggacaacaaccctcttacctcatatggaattggttcaatacgattaaggaaccatgatggaatgatcagaacattaacagatgttcgatatgtaccggatttgaagaagaatctcatctctgtgggagccctagaatcaaaagggttcaaaatcattgcagaaaatagaGTGATaggagtatgctccggtgcactagtggtaatgaaggccaatcggaagaacaataacatgtaccgttATCGCAGttgtacagttattgggacaacgacagtgacatccagtgacgacaaagaggtagaagcaaccaggctatggcacatgcaCTTGGGACATGCgagaggaaaatccttgaaaactctatcagatcaaggattgttaaaaggaataaaaacttgcaacttggagttttgtgagcattgtgtcaaagggaaacagacaagggtaaaatttggtacagcgatccataatactaaatgcattttggattatatacactctgatgtttggggtccttccaaaacaccttcattgggtgggaagcactattttgtaacctttgctgatgatttttcccaaagagtgtgggtgtatacaatgaagagaaaagatgaagtgttgggaatttttctcaaatggaagacgatggtggagaatcaaacaggcatgATGATCAAGTGTATttgcacagacaatggaggtgaatacaaaaatgatcatttcaataaagtctgtgaaaatgatggcattgTCTGACACTTCACtatcagacatacaccacaatagaatggagtggcagaacatatgaaccggaccttgctggagaagatatggtgtatgttgtccaatgctggcttgggaaaagatttttgggctgaggcagttacatatgcatgccacctcattaatcgtctaccatctgctgctattgatggtaAGACACCATTtaaaaaatggtatggaaagcctgttgtagattatgactctttgcacgtgtttggatCAACtacatattatcatgtgacagagtcaaaattggatccaagacAAAGAAGGGtatttttatggggattacttctggagtcaaaggatatcgcttatggtgtcctatgacaaagaaagtaatattcagcagggatgttacctttgatcaatctgctatggtaaataaggtaacagaagataccaaacaaaatgagggtgcttctaagcaggtggagtttgaaggaaaatttatttttcctacacaagaagtagaggaggaaacaaatgaagattatcctatggaagaagagccagtagagagggagattccaactcaggaacctcaacaacaacttgaatcaatagcaaccagtatgccaaaaaggacaataacaaaactTGTTTGtcttatagagacggttgcttgtgccgcctcaattgtagctgatgatgttcctaccacttataaagacgcagtctaaagttcagaagaagataagtggaggattgccatgaatgatgaaatacagtcccttcatcagaatcatacatggagattggccaatctcccgaagggaaagaaagcaattgggtgcaaatgggtattagcaaagaaagaaggatttcctaaccaagaagatgttcgctaaaAAGCAAGATTgatggccaaaggatatgctcaaaaggagggaattgattacagtgaagtgttttctccagttgtaaaacattcctccattagaattatattggctttggtagcacagttggatttggaactagtttagatggatgtaaaaattgtgtttttacatggaaacttggaggaggaaatctacatgactcagccagaaggattcaaagttgttggaaaggaaaatatgatgtgcaaacttgaaaaatcgttatACGGATTGagacaatcttctagacaatggtacaaatgatttgataagtttatgttgcggcaagggtacaagagaagcaaatacggtcattgtgtgtatttgcgcaagcttaaagatggttcctttatatatcttctcttatatgttgatgatatattgatagcttccaagaattcagaagaaattgataagttgaagattcaactgaataAGGAGtccgagatgaaggatctgggtgaggcaaagaaaatttttggcatggagataataagagatagacgttcaaagaaactttgTTTATCTTAGAAAGAATATTTGgaaagagtactacaacgttttggcatagataaaaagactaagccagttagtactccacttgttCCCCATTTTAAGTTAAGTACTACTATGTCACCAAAAGATGAagttgaacgagagtatatgtcaaaggtaccatacgcaaatgttgttggtagcttgatgtatgcaatggtctgtatgagatctgacatttcacaagctgttggagttattagcaggtATATGCATAATACAGGAAatgagcattggcaagctgtgaaatggattctacggtatatttataatactgtagatgttgggttagtttttgagtaggaatgcaatcagtctgtagttggatattgtgactcagattttacGGGTGacctggacaaacgaagatcaactactggttatg belongs to Nicotiana tabacum cultivar K326 chromosome 6, ASM71507v2, whole genome shotgun sequence and includes:
- the LOC107805998 gene encoding putative lipid-binding protein AIR1; protein product: MTSKARASITLFLSFNLLFFAIASGTDCGSCHYNSPSTGNGGGNSGNTGGSGNGGGFGNGGGSGNGCGGGNGQGRCPRDALKLGVCASLVGGLVGAVIGTPPTMPCCSLITGLADLEAAVCLCTAIRANVLGINLNVPLSLSLVLNNCGRNPPNGFTC